A region from the Mucilaginibacter sp. CSA2-8R genome encodes:
- a CDS encoding Lrp/AsnC family transcriptional regulator, whose product MDALDEIDLKLLRILGNNSSFTVKELSAQVNLSSTPVLQRVKRLESSGFIKKYIALLDPEKLSNGFMVFCNIKLKQHDRKIGHHFVEDIMSIHEVVECYNVSGEYDFLLKVFARDMKHYQDFVFNKLGSVESIGSTHSTFVMAEIKNMHNIHVF is encoded by the coding sequence ATGGATGCACTTGATGAGATTGATTTAAAGCTTTTAAGGATACTGGGAAATAACTCGAGTTTTACGGTAAAAGAACTTTCTGCTCAGGTAAACCTCTCTTCAACGCCGGTTCTTCAGCGGGTAAAAAGGTTGGAGAGCAGTGGATTTATTAAGAAGTATATCGCATTGCTCGATCCTGAAAAATTGAGTAACGGATTTATGGTGTTCTGTAATATTAAACTTAAACAGCACGACCGCAAGATAGGGCACCATTTTGTAGAAGATATTATGAGCATACATGAGGTTGTAGAATGTTATAATGTGTCGGGTGAGTACGATTTTTTGCTTAAGGTTTTTGCCAGAGATATGAAGCATTATCAGGATTTTGTATTTAATAAGCTGGGCTCTGTCGAGAGTATAGGAAGCACCCACAGCACCTTCGTGATGGCAGAGATCAAGAATATGCATAATATTCATGTCTTTTAA
- a CDS encoding trypsin-like peptidase domain-containing protein: MPVVVIAQHKEAIQLQQQITDAVAKARPACVRIWGYDTLLHQRNSAQFSGVVVKDSYILTAAHVVTPTNTYRVMFADGSDCIAVALGKIELSEDKTRPDVALMKIVTRGNWPFAEIGSSASLQPHAACISIAYPESLNLDKPTVRLGVVTDPLNDRGFIKSSCIMEPGDSGGPLFDIDGHVIGIHSAIEVSEKNNYDVPVDVYMKHWQALLTATTYHALPPQNALTSAIIPKLKTYAVLKPEDIAAFKTTNQIPAVVAIESRANNKVRRILGTVISLRGTPLEKTMGTSVIISKSSMVDDSVIVIFSPEKRVRAKVGFRDKTNDLVLLHPSSPINGGITFKQFDANIMAAMTPGAFLISPQVDTAAAVSILGSADTELPKVSSAGFSGATAAKSSKPAKIYFVRPGSPAALAGIKTGDVVNQVGLTHIDSATAYATAMSTYWPGDTVSLHIKRENQELHFALLLTYPPLTSSSHPAEHFAGGKSRRRDGFTHVYTNDAVLKPEQCGGPVFNLKGEFCGTQIARYSRANSLLLPAEVLRAFINTAYGNAKMELQSNRQAK, translated from the coding sequence TTGCCAGTAGTTGTAATAGCACAGCACAAGGAAGCCATACAGTTACAGCAACAAATAACAGATGCAGTAGCAAAGGCTCGGCCGGCATGTGTACGCATTTGGGGATATGATACTTTGCTTCATCAGCGTAACAGCGCACAGTTTAGCGGCGTGGTGGTTAAAGATAGTTACATCTTAACCGCCGCGCATGTGGTAACACCAACCAATACTTACCGGGTTATGTTTGCTGATGGCAGTGACTGTATTGCCGTTGCTTTAGGAAAAATAGAGCTTTCGGAAGATAAGACCCGGCCAGACGTTGCCCTGATGAAAATTGTGACCCGAGGCAACTGGCCGTTTGCAGAAATTGGCAGCTCAGCATCATTACAGCCGCATGCGGCTTGTATCAGTATTGCTTATCCGGAGAGCCTTAACTTAGATAAGCCAACGGTGCGGCTTGGTGTAGTAACAGATCCACTTAATGATCGTGGCTTCATTAAATCAAGCTGCATCATGGAACCGGGCGATTCCGGAGGTCCGCTTTTTGATATTGACGGACATGTTATCGGCATTCATAGCGCTATAGAAGTATCAGAAAAAAATAACTATGACGTACCTGTTGATGTATACATGAAGCACTGGCAGGCGCTGTTAACAGCAACCACTTACCATGCCTTGCCACCGCAAAACGCGCTAACGTCCGCAATAATACCTAAGCTCAAAACGTATGCGGTGCTGAAACCGGAAGATATCGCTGCTTTTAAAACTACAAATCAAATACCGGCCGTCGTAGCTATTGAAAGCAGGGCGAATAATAAGGTGAGGCGAATTTTGGGAACTGTGATATCACTTCGCGGAACACCCCTGGAAAAAACAATGGGCACTTCAGTCATTATCTCTAAGAGCTCTATGGTTGATGACTCCGTGATAGTAATCTTTTCCCCTGAAAAAAGAGTGCGTGCTAAAGTAGGTTTTCGGGATAAAACAAATGATCTGGTTTTACTGCATCCTTCGTCACCAATCAATGGCGGCATTACATTTAAACAGTTTGATGCCAATATAATGGCAGCTATGACACCAGGCGCATTTCTGATCTCTCCGCAGGTTGACACTGCAGCAGCGGTAAGTATTTTAGGCAGCGCCGACACTGAATTGCCTAAAGTGAGCAGTGCCGGTTTTTCGGGAGCCACCGCTGCTAAAAGCAGCAAGCCGGCAAAAATATATTTTGTTCGCCCCGGCTCACCGGCGGCACTGGCTGGTATTAAAACAGGAGACGTAGTTAATCAAGTTGGCTTAACCCATATTGATAGCGCTACAGCTTACGCAACAGCAATGTCAACGTACTGGCCCGGAGATACAGTCAGTCTGCACATTAAGCGGGAAAACCAGGAACTGCACTTTGCCCTGCTGTTGACCTATCCCCCACTAACAAGTTCCAGCCACCCTGCCGAGCACTTTGCGGGCGGTAAAAGTAGACGCCGGGACGGCTTTACGCATGTCTACACTAACGATGCAGTGCTAAAACCTGAACAGTGCGGTGGTCCTGTTTTTAATCTGAAAGGAGAGTTCTGCGGTACACAGATAGCGCGCTACAGCAGGGCAAACAGTTTGCTATTACCTGCTGAAGTCTTGCGAGCTTTTATCAACACGGCTTACGGCAATGCAAAGATGGAGCTTCAAAGCAACAGGCAGGCAAAGTGA